The following is a genomic window from Malus sylvestris chromosome 12, drMalSylv7.2, whole genome shotgun sequence.
CAGAAGCCCAGCGACCCCATCACCACCTTAGAAGCCCCAAAGAAAACCCTAGAATCCTCCCCGGCCCCACCCACCGCCACAATTTCAGATCGACCCGATAATCCGTCCGCTGACACTCCCTCCGATCCACCTCCGTCGTCCGAGGTTGACTCCAAAGTAAACGGGTCTAAGGCTGACTCTGAGGATCCCAAGACTGACTCTGCCACCGGTGACGCGGCTGCTCCGGCTACCGCCATTGAGAAGAAGATGCGCCGTGCCGAGCGGTTTGGGATATCCGTGCAGCTCACAGAAAAAGAGAAACGCAACTCTCGCGCTGAGAGGTAATTGGGATTTGTTCTTTTGGGTCAAtttctagggttagggtttttttttacgCTTTctggttttgtttatatttggTTATTGAAAGAGTAGAAAATCACAGAATGCATAAATAGGCCCTTATAAGCAGTGTTAAATATTGGTTCATGATATTAAAATATAGAttgtgattttattaattaggtTGCAAATAGTTTAATTACTATCTGATAAAGCGAATTGAAGGATGATATACTAAAATTAAATCTAAATTAGGATCTTAACGTCActaaatataatttatttgtttgaatTAGATGAGGATTGGACTTAATTTAGTTGTAGTGACAGTACATTCGTATATTATCCGCTGAGAAGAATTGCCTTTCTAAAGGAGGTGTTTGATATTATGTCAGGTTTGGTACTGTTTCTACATCACACGGATCCGAAGCATCTAAAAAATCAGAGGACTTGAAGAGGAAGGCTAGAGCAGAGAGGTTTGCCTTCCTACATTACAGAATTCTTCAATTTGAATTTTAGCAAATGTCgggttatttatttgttttgtgatAAAGATTGTCATTAATTTCTTTCTTGTTATCAGGTTTGGGCTTCCTGGCCCTGCTTTGGTGGGTGATGAGGATGCAAAGAAGAAGGCTCGTCTTGCTCGGTTTGCTCCTAATGCCAAACCAGATGCTAAAACTGATCctcaggaagaagaaaaaagaaaggcgAGGGCTCTCAGGTATTTAGCGCCGCAAGCTATTTATGCATTATTTTAATAGATCGTTAAATGTTTTAGTAGCTACTGAAGCCCTGACGgttatattttctttattttctccaTTGAGGTTTCTCTTTTCGTGTTTTAATTCTCATAAGACCATTTATATTATCTTTCTAGGTTTTCAAACACCTCAAAAGGTTCTCTTACTCAAGTGAATGATAAGGGTAATGTTGAGCAGGTAAGAAGctcttgatttaattttttttttagtaaacattttgaatgatttttttccCCTTCTTCATTCTGCTTCTTGCAGCTGATGTttgtattgttttttattttttattttttaaattagaagGCAGCCATAGCAGGCAGCGCTGGTGGAGAGGTTTGAAGAAAAGCTTCATTTCTTAGTAGTAAGttaaatttatgaaatttgggaGATAGGTAACCAGTTTTAATCTACTTTCGATTCTGCTCCCCGTCTTGTTTGGCATACAAGTGCTTTATGATTTTGTTACTTGAGGTGCTTCAGTTTGTCTTATACTTCCGTTTCTTTTGCAGGTATAGGATTCTAACATTTTGTGGTTCCCTCAGAGGCATCCGTACCCGTAGATATCTCTGATTGCATGGATTATCAGGTGGAGTATTTTTCGAATGGTCAATAGGTATCTTCTACAAGTTGCTGAACTCAATTTGGCGGTGTAGGGGTTATTTCATGCTTGGTTTGGGCTCCTTTCTCAGATTTCCTCGTGAGGCTTTCAATAATCAACAATTACCTACTTAGTGTTAACCTACCCTGCAATTTTACCAAGAATGTCAGAAATTCAGTATTTACAACCTAGGGAAATTTAGTACTAGAGGATGCTTTAGTGGCAACTTTTGGGTGGTCACTCATCCAATTGATGTATGGCACAAAGATAATATCTCGTAATTGTTTAGCTTGCATAAGCATGATGCAGTGTTGAACAGCAGTAGTATGAGTTTGGTTTGCTAAGTCTACACCTTCTGAGCTGTTAGTACCTGTGCTGATAACCAACTTAATCCGTTAATGTGGGGTCTAGGTCTTAGTTTTCTAATCAATTGGTCCTTGTAATATTAGTTATTGGTGGTCAAATTATAAACTTTTGATGGTGTGTTGAATGGTAAAAACATGTTAATTAAGAATCAAAAGAGTCGAGCTCATGCACAGTTGAAGATGGCTACAATAATGGAGTTTCGTTAGGGTGCTAGATATCTAGTTTGTTACAGGACCTGTATAATTTTTTGACTTGTGTGCTAGCTTAAGTgaagtggtttttttttatttgtttttttttttgtcttctcaCCATCTTGGTTCCGATTCTATTAGTTCATATTTCTTAATGCCACTGGGTCGGATCAGATTAGTTGAGGTGTATAGGCAAATCCTACCAAGTACTGCTGTCCAACACTGCCATGAAAAACATGTATAAGAAGGATATAACTGACCTGAAGCTAACTTTTGTTAGATGGAAATCTTAATATGTCTTAGTTATTCATATTTGCTGAACAGAGGATTTCTTGAGATTGTAGTGTTAGAATTTCTGATATTCTTGGTCGATGATTTTGGGGCAAGTAAACAATTTGGAGGTGGTTGTTGGTTTTCTTAAGCCTTGCTGTGTGAGTTCTGCACTCTACAGGTAGGATACCAGGAACGGATTGAACTCGTTAATACTCCGTCGGTTATTGCtgtgtaatttttaaattttgcatAGGTAGGTTCCATTGGAAAAACATGTAGAAACATCCACCTCATGTGGAAAATCATGTTTTGTATTAAGCATATTGTGGACGGAAGGACCTGTTAACTTAATTTTGGAGGGAATCATAAAATGTTAGTTTACATTCTTCGTCTTTTAAGTTGTCAAATTGCTAATTTATATCTCTGTTATTGTCTCGTGTTGATGGGTGCTTACGCCTGTTTGAGTTATTTTTTATCGGATATCTGGTCGGAGGTTTTTTTGTCTGATATCTAGTCGGAGTTGCGTACGTGTAGTGATTTCTGCTCGCCCCTTTCTTCCACATGCACTCTCCTGTCATTGTTTCCGTCCCTAAACCGAACTTATAACCTGTGAAGTGTGAACAAATCAAAGGGCGGAAACGATGAGGGGGGTGTTCAGAAGGGGAAAAGAGGAGTGTCGAAATTATTACCCGATTCCTTGTTCAGCCGGTGGTTGTGcataggatttttactactcatgtgaacgggcttaaatctcctattttacttgcaagaatcacaaggttattgtagtataaacggatttcgcaaggtcgtctccacagggattattaaataacaATTATAGTTTTAGGTTAGTTTAATTATtgggttttctttttttgttaaaaaaaaaaggactaaTGAAACGCAAGTCGGATGTGAGTGAGTGCATGTTTGTtgggagaagaaaatgatggtaGATAACATTGCCAACTGAAGATATAATATGAGTCTTGGGTACTATTATTTTGAGAATTTTTCTAATTGGATTTGAACTCGATTATTTGATGATATATGGGAGTATTTAGGACTCAAATTATCTATGATAactttttgagtcagtttttgGGAGGATCCACCCccttattttaccaaaaaagaaaagaaaaaaaacagaaaagagaCTAACCGGTGGCTTTATCACTGCAGTCTACCATTGTGGGGGTCGAGACTGATAGAGGTATTTTAGTCTTTTTATTGGCTATCATTGTGGTAATCATTTGGGTCATGACTCGAACTCAGGACGTGATGTATAAAACATTGACTTGAAATTTGTCGCCAACGTTTAAATACCTTTATTGGTCTCAAATCTCAAATTTGCACTCTGATTGCATGGTTTGATTTTAGATGGTGCCGGAACCCTCCTTTGTTGCGCTGTTGTAATCCTTCCAAATATTGTACGTTGCCCCCAGTTATTAATGAAATTGCTCCTAGTTTCTCTAAATAAAATACTTTTTCTGGTTCCCTACGTCTGTCTAGATTTTTATTTGGAAATTCGAATCTGGTCTGTCTAGACTTCCATTTGGAAAGGGGTGAACTATTAGGGGTGAACTATCCACACacattccattttattttttacacatcttttgataatttttgttcgttgatcttctttaattcatttgatccgacggtcgaaaattaaaaaggtgtgtgagaagtaaaatgagttgtgtggatatcacacctctTTAGAAATACGAACCTATCATGAGTGTAAATGTGAATGTTTTTAATCTCTTGCGTCATTTGAGCTTTTTTGTGccgagaaaattttcattatgacGAAAATATAAGTAATATACTACGTGTTTTAATAaaagtgatgagaaattttatttattaagttattaactttttaacacacatacatatcccacaatttatataataacacatgATGTATCATTCCGTGTAccggtcacaatgaaaaatatcTCCTTTGTGCCGGTTGGAAATCTGACAATTCAAAGTGTCAAATCAAAGTTACTAAAACACGTATTTTTTCGAATCCGACAAATAGTGTGTCAAATCTGAAGGCTGAAGTGCATATTGGGGTTTTTAATTTGTTATCCACCTTAGCATAACAACGAATATGATTACATATAACCCCATGTAATTGGTTATGGGGTTTTAAAATCCGAGATGGGGAAGTATGATGAGAAGACTCGAAAGTGTTTTTTTCGAGCGATATTCTAACTTAATATAAACAACGGGACACAAATTTGAGCTTCGGTACAAAGTGGGGCATATACTACTCTTGCCTCACTTAGCTACGCCCAAATATACTAGAAGGAACCGAGTTACAGAAATATTTGGGCAAAAGCACTTGGTTGCCATTTCCCAAAACAGGATAGCATTATAGCAAAACGCCGATCTAGAAACTAGAAGCTGGGTTTTAATGAAAACTGAGAATTACGGGGGGAGCTTCCATTTTTCAACAGGCTTGGATTTAGAAACAACACCACCACAGTGATGTCGTCGTGAAAATGCCGTCGTACTCCGCGTTCGATAATCCTCAAGTCTGTATACCTCACCTCCCTTTTCTTGGCTGCTGCTTGTAGTGCAGCTTCAATCAGCTTCCTTGCTATTCCCTGCACAACAAAGGAGAAAATGTTCACCATTAAGCTCATCGCGCAAGTGATGATACAGTGGAATCTAGCCCTTTCTCcgcttctttttctttcgatTTTTTACTCTCAGTTTCTTCTCTGCACTTGTCTCATTGTTTCGGTCCTTTAATTATTCTTTGAAAAGAGCagtgtgaaaatcactttcGGGAAAACAAGTGCGCAAAAAAAAGTGTTATACAGATGGTGGAAAATGACCTTGCGGGGGTAATTGTTGACAATGTCGACGGCATCCTGGTTGCTAAGATGCTCCCACAGACCATCAGAAGCAAATATGAGAAACTGATCTTCCGGTCGGAGTTTAATTACTGATACTTCTGGTTCCGGGATTAGAATTGGCTTGAGAAAAGGATCAGGTAGCCTATATTTTAGAGGTAGAGGCTCTCTGTTGAACTCGGCGTTCTTTAAGTATGCGTCACCAATTGATCTCGAAACCTGCAAAGTAAGGATTTAGTTTTAGTACTCGAGCTCAAATCTCATGGACGACAACTGTTggattaaaagaagaaagacgGGTACCTGAATGAGGCCCTTCACGCGCCAAACTTGGTGCCTTAAAACGACAATCTGTGAATCGTGTGGATGCAACGACCGCAGTTCCTCTCTCACTGATTCTATGCTTGCATTGTGCTCTGCAGATAATTGAATGGCCGTGACTTCTTTAGTTTCCCTTTCTAGTTTTCCCAGAACCACTCTAGAGTCCCCAACATTTGCCGTGTAAAGCAGTCCATTGCATATTATCCCCACCAAACAACATGTTCCTGCAGATGCAATTTGTGGCTTGCTTTGCCActgcttcttcaccaccgaTAGAAAACTCTCTTCCGTCGCCAAGTACGCCTTCTTGATCACGTTTTCCGACATGCATCGATGCTCAGCTGCAATCCCTGCTTTTCCAATTAGTGTTAGAAACCGGTTAGTGATTTTAATGTTCATCTTTTAGCCTCTACAAGCGCaaagaaaatactaaaatattCAGTTTGGAGTGCAGACAGCTAGAAGATGGGTCATGAGGGAAATTAAAAAGAGGAACACACTTGAACATACTTTTTAGATTGCGGAAGAGATTTTCATTGACATATCTTGAAGCTTCAGGCCCTCCATGTCCATCATAAACTCCAACGAAAGTTCCCAGACCGGATTTTGTTGTACACAAAGGACCGGATTCGATCTGGCTTTGATCCTCGATAACAGAATTGGCCTGAACGGCAGCCATTGAGAATTTTCCCCAAGCATGCTGCCCAAAGTCCTTGTACCACAACAACCCATCAACCTGGCCGCTGGCTTCCCCGCCACGTCGAGGTCCATCATCCACTGCAGATGGCCTCCAACATGACCTAACCATTTTTCCAAGCAACCACTTTATAACATACAACAAAATCGAAAAATTGACCAAATCGATATCGAGAGCAACAAGAGCAAGAATTAGACTTAACCCTAGCTCAAGTTTCTGTTTATGTTCCAAACCCGAAACCCCATTCTCAAGATCCTTATACCCTTCAAAACCAGACACCATTCATATGaacaaaatttaagaaaaatgcCAAAGGGGTATGGGGGGCTAAAGACAAGTCACAAATGTGTCTTGGGACCAGAAGGCAAATAGTTTAAATGTTTGTTCAGAGAATATGGAGGCCTGCTGGTTCTGTGTATCTTGAATTAGGGTTAAATACTTCCGGTTCTTCGATATGTGCCATTTTTTAGGAGCAAACTTAGCTGTAAAAGCACATACAAATTTGGAAATTGCAGAGGTTTGTCTGTGATCAGAGTGATCAGAGGGAACACTGGATAAGAAAAGGGTTTGGGAGTTTTTTGGCAGAAGATCTTCAAATTGTGGTCAGATGAGATGTAAGATGGGAAATAATAAGAGATTTTGAGATACAAAGCTCTGACAttgtttgtttttcttgttttttgatGTTTATTTTGGGTTTGTAAGAGACCTTCCAATTCCACGGTGGAGGTTTTCAGTTCTGTGTGACCTTTTATTAGGAAGTAACCCAAAACTTTAGCCAACATTTTGGGCAATAGGTACATTTTAAGATAAACTGTGGATACGCGTAAATAATTACCATAAGTTTAAACGCGTTTGGTATTTTAATGTGGGGTTATTTCTGGTTTAGTCGAAGCACCTAACTTTTAAGTAGTTATTTGTGACCTTTGCCTCAATGGATCTTGCACTCTCGTGAGGCTGAATAAATCCAATTATCCAAGCTCTATCTTTTTCAGTAACAGATAGTTTTTACCAATCAAACCTAACAATTAAGGACTCGTTTGGAAatgattttaaaataattgaaagcatttttaaagaaaatatgttTAGGTTCtaaacttgcatttttactaaaaattggttccaaaaatgcTTTCAGACATTTTAAAAGCGTTTTCAAACGAGCCCAAAGAGTCATGGTCTAATTTCAAACACAAATTTATACTGGCTTAAGGCAATGAATTTGTGACAAGAACCTAATCATCATTAATGAGTTAAGCATGCAATGATTTCAAACCAGGCGATGCTTAATCTACTTTATCACTAGTTGATTTAGAAATGATTAAGGCAATGTGCTCTCTCTTATGTATTTAAGTTCGAATATATAtccttaaatttaaattaaattaatatagtGCTCGAGTAAAAAATACCCTTTCACTATAGTTCTTTTCCAACTTCTAATTCTAATCTTTCTTCTAAAGGGAGAGATTGAATATTTTGTAATTGATAAAAGTTGCTGTGTATTATGGGGTCAGTTGACTTGAATTGATGTGTATATGTTTCTTGATGGGTGGTTCTTGGTTGGCAGTATTCATAGATgtaatgagagaagaaaagaaaactcaATGGCCCATGATCCCATGCTCTAGCTAGGTTGGCACATCAAAgatgaaacaaatttttcagTGTCTTCGGAATACTGGATGATATAGtatgtgttattatataagtagtGAGATatttgtgttaaaaaaattaacaacttgaATAATAAAACTTCATTCCACTTGTATAATTACTCATGATGTACTACTTTTATTCCGGACACAATGAAAAATTCTCCAAATATGATGCATATACACCCTTTTTGTGGATGGGGGAGGCCCCTAAATACATGCATATAGAGGTTCTAGTAATTCAAAAGGccaagttttcattttttttacaagaaactaTTTTAAATTACTTATATTACAAATGATATAACTAAGTTGAGTTAGTTTGTATGGGAGATGCACTGAGGTGAAGAAAAAATCCTTATTCATCATGCCAATCACCATGTTAACTATAAAATTATGATCAACTAACCCAACTTACGGATGCTCTAAACAGGGCAAGTATAAGTTTTACATTTTGTTCAATGCATCAAACTATAATAAAACCATCAAAATTATGATCAACTAACCCAACTTACGGATGCTCTAAACAGGGCAAGTATAAGTTTTACATTTTGTCCAGTGCATCAAACTATAATAAAAccatcaaaactataaaaactaCACATTTTTACCTATACAAAAAACTGAGAAGGCGAAGTTGAATGCAATGTATGCGTGCGTATCCGAATTTTTGTTGCATGTTCTCAATCTCAAGCAAAAAATAATGGGTCCATTTTCTTTGGCATCACGAAGAAGATTAAAGCCCAAggtatgacaaatttttcagtGTTTGGTACGTCAAGTGTCCTATGATTAAgtgcttaaattttttttttttttccaagtatccaaccacttgtattatgatatttgatttaccGAATAGTGTTTCCGACACCCTAAAAATCTCTCGTTTATAATCTAATAATTTAAATAGATTGTCACTTTGACTTCACTCTTATTTTAGTGTCGACCGCCTTAGATAAAGCCACCGCCTAACCACTACGGTTGCCGTCCAATAATGGCTGGGTCTACCCATTTCGAGTTTTGTTACAATAATTTCATATATCACAAATCTGGTTCAACCATATGTGGCAAAAAAACCCAAATGCTTAGCACCTATCATCTGATTGAAAGATTAAGTCACGTTTTATATTAACTTTAATTTATCAGAGTAGGTGGAGTTTGGCTATTGGTTACTTTCCGTGGACTAATAAGATCGTTTCCAAtggaaaatatcaaattttatttttatagttaaaaaaaataaaaaaatattgggaCAATTGGTAACAAGCTACGATTATCCACCCCTTCCTGACTTAGAGAGGTTATGAGGAATTTCACACTGCCCATGACTGCAGTCAAGCATGCTCACCAGCTTGGAACATCAAAATCGAGATCAtccatatttttttgtttatttttttattttttaaatagtccacctaaaatttttatcaagatcatggtctaaaatatctataatatcccgatatttccatcgaaatttccgtgtttttggactaccgatatttccgatatcatcgatattttagaccttgctaagtcactcatgaaTCTtaatcttaccatgcaatgtataaagtataaaatattgtactaattcattatatataaatgattatggtgggTTTAaagtgtttaaacttctttcattaattactacatattttttacactcacaatatttgccagctcgttatataatcaacttaaataagttatatctatcatgcaatgcatttccttccaattttttgtgataaactaatagataattgactaaataaacatcctgcaaagtttcaataaaaatttccaagtttttcttacaatttcggtggtttttatttaatttttatcgatatcgataatatcccgatatttccatcgaaatttccgtatttttggactaccaatatttccgatatcatcgatatttaatacctcaAGATTTCGGGCGGCGGTGGGTTCTGTTCTAAAAAAATTGTGATGGTCAGATTGTGGGAGCGGGAGCCTTCAATACGCGTAAATAATCAACGGTACATTTGCCAAAGCAATGGGCCTGAAAGAAGGgcttaagggctggtttggtattgctgtgctttgaaaaaaagctgctgtgagaataagcggctgtgctgtgagaataagcggctgtgaaataaatcagcagagtgtttggtaaacttttttgtaaaagtgcttttggaaaaaaaaagcagtctaatagtgggtcttttcattaaagaagcactgtagcttcgagtgctttgaaaaaaaaccagttttccaaaactacaaatagcagcttcagctttttcctttgatttcagcttattctcacaacagcttccaaaataagccttcttttttttcagtttaccaaacacctaaaaccctcacagctttttttcatgggtgctttttttttaagcacctcactcccaaactaggtctaagtTTGTTCGGTCCAAGGGCTtccaaaagtttttttttttatattttttatattttttaacaaacgatattatctacactaaggaagaATGAGTGAActtaactaatgagctaacagtaatgtggttcaaattcacttttggcaataatcaaatctaagacctttcactcataagtgaagaagaatactattagaccgtagtactaagtggatTGATCAGTTTCCTAATTAAGGGATGCTTGTTACTTTCATCCCATTCCTCCAGTTTATGTATTAAATCTCCCTTGTATTCAAAGAATTGAAATCTATCTCATCACTCAGTATTTTCTCTCAACAGATTAAGGGGAATTGTATAGACTTTGGGCTTAAAAAGACTACATACGATTGAACCTAGATTCgttttctcttgttttttttttcttttccgctGGTGGTGAACCATTTTCTGCAAACACAAAAAACTTCTCCTTTATTTTTCAAAGAATTGTGCTAACCAGGATAGGAAAATCCATGAGAATGGAAAATATAGTGCTATAGCATTATCCCTCAAAGCTTAGTCAAATGATACTGACATCCGCTCCCACGAGGGAGGGGTGAATTCTCAGGTGGAGGAGTACTCAGTTGGGTGATTGGAGTctctttttacttttatttatctttataatagattttcaatttttatgtaattatgAAAGcattaaaaggaaaattataaCTAAGAAATCATAGTAAATCTTACCACGTGtcacattttgattgaattgtATTGTCATTAGGCCAGTGGCATGTTGAGCCCAACACAAAAATAAGAGAACGAGACCTGAAGGTggaaatataaaacaaaaactaaaatagaaaacttgctacaatttattttcatttttaaatttgtcaCTTTGTAACTCTTCCGTGTACGTTGGTCCAGTTTCCACCACCCTTCCTCCATCTTTGGCCAtccctctttttctccttgtatTCCCCTtttttctcaacaaaaaaaaaaaaaaaaaaaaacgaaacatgaaaattaagtgGTAAATTGTCTTGTATATAGGGTGTTACTCTTCAATTTGTTGTATTTTGTATACAAATATTTTCTCCTTCCAGTATTCTAACTTAAAGTAATAATATcgtttataataaaaaattaaacacgAAATATTTATTAAACGGGCTCTTATATTCTTGTTTATAGAAAATCAGAAgtttacattttatattattactaGCTTTGTGCACGTTTATGCCTTTTTTTAAGGGAATCTTAATGAAACATTTtttgtactgttcacttttaacgttaaggacatttttaccttgaaaagtcatttctggtactattcacttacacatttattttgtcatttttattaaaactaaaatttttagggacttttcgttagtttttttttttaaatttatttttaattgtgcAAGAGTCCCAATTGTTGGATTcaatatattatttttcgaaaaaaaaaaaagaataacttGTAcatctaaaatttaaaattccattttattGCATTGCATGTGTGCATTCTTGATCATGTGATGGGCTGCATGTCAATCCAAAGCACTGACTCGACTGCAAGCAACACTGAAGAGGAGAGGATCCATGTCTGGGGTATACCAATCCCTTTGTTCTTTTATGGCCATTTTTCACTCCATGCACAGATCTTAGCACAGGGCCCAAGCTTAACTGTCAATAGAGGAGCTTTGTTCTCCTAACTATTAAGACCATAAAGAACGGTTGAGATTTATTTCATTCGTGAAAACTAACATGCAGAGAAAGAATCATGCGTTGATAGAAAATGATTTCCgcactttttttcttcttttaattgtacttttttttttccgtagttattgaaatgaataaattaaagaaaaattagagAACATACACGAAGAAAGAAGTGTAAAAAGAGAGAACGAGAGTGCGGAAATCATTTTCTATAATCAATTAAGTTTTGTTGAGTGGCTTCGAAAAGTGAAAGTTTAAGGGACCTGGTTTCTCTGCCCTCTCACTTCTTATACACTCTCATCCCCTCTTATTTGTacagtcacggttaagccacgtcaacattttatattactattactttttgtcttattatctctataaaaaaatcaatataaaatgttgacatggcttaaccatgaccgcacaaaatagaagAAGATGTGAGTGTATAGAAAGCAGCagggcagagaagccgggtCTAAGTttaaggccccgtttgggattgaggtgattttaaaaaaagccactgtgaaaaaaagctgagggtcatttttgtgtttggtaaactgaaaaaaaagggcttattttggaagctgctgtgagaataagctgaaaatcaaaggaaaagctgaagctgctatttgctgctttgaaaaaaagccagtttttttcaaagcacacggagctacagtgctcctttaatgaaaagacacactatcatcctgcttttttttccaaaagcactttcacaaaaaagtttaccaaacactctactggcttt
Proteins encoded in this region:
- the LOC126592957 gene encoding probable protein phosphatase 2C 38 gives rise to the protein MVSGFEGYKDLENGVSGLEHKQKLELGLSLILALVALDIDLVNFSILLYVIKWLLGKMVRSCWRPSAVDDGPRRGGEASGQVDGLLWYKDFGQHAWGKFSMAAVQANSVIEDQSQIESGPLCTTKSGLGTFVGVYDGHGGPEASRYVNENLFRNLKRIAAEHRCMSENVIKKAYLATEESFLSVVKKQWQSKPQIASAGTCCLVGIICNGLLYTANVGDSRVVLGKLERETKEVTAIQLSAEHNASIESVREELRSLHPHDSQIVVLRHQVWRVKGLIQVSRSIGDAYLKNAEFNREPLPLKYRLPDPFLKPILIPEPEVSVIKLRPEDQFLIFASDGLWEHLSNQDAVDIVNNYPRKGIARKLIEAALQAAAKKREVRYTDLRIIERGVRRHFHDDITVVVLFLNPSLLKNGSSPRNSQFSLKPSF
- the LOC126592958 gene encoding protein MODIFIER OF SNC1 11-like isoform X1 — translated: MATDTQKPSDPITTLEAPKKTLESSPAPPTATISDRPDNPSADTPSDPPPSSEVDSKVNGSKADSEDPKTDSATGDAAAPATAIEKKMRRAERFGISVQLTEKEKRNSRAERFGTVSTSHGSEASKKSEDLKRKARAERFGLPGPALVGDEDAKKKARLARFAPNAKPDAKTDPQEEEKRKARALRFSNTSKGSLTQVNDKGNVEQKAAIAGSAGGEV
- the LOC126592958 gene encoding protein MODIFIER OF SNC1 11-like isoform X2 gives rise to the protein MATDTQKPSDPITTLEAPKKTLESSPAPPTATISDRPDNPSADTPSDPPPSSEVDSKVNGSKADSEDPKTDSATGDAAAPATAIEKKMRRAERFGISVQLTEKEKRNSRAERFGTVSTSHGSEASKKSEDLKRKARAERFGLPGPALVGDEDAKKKARLARFAPNAKPDAKTDPQEEEKRKARALRFSNTSKGSLTQVNDKGNVEQAAIAGSAGGEV